From Pongo pygmaeus isolate AG05252 chromosome 1, NHGRI_mPonPyg2-v2.0_pri, whole genome shotgun sequence, one genomic window encodes:
- the CRTC2 gene encoding CREB-regulated transcription coactivator 2 isoform X1 has product MATSGANGPGSATASASNPRKFSEKIALQKQRQAEETAAFEEVMMDIGSTRLQAQKLRLAYTRSSHYGGSLPNVNQIGSGLAEFQSPLHSPLDSSRSTRHHGLVERVQRDPRRMVSPLRRYPRHIDSSPYSPAYLSPPPESSWRRMMPWGNFPAEKGQLFRLPSALNRTSSDSALHTSVMNPSPQDTYPGPTPPSILPSRRGGILDGEMDPKVFLFQVPAIEENLLDDKHLLKPWDAKKLSSSSSRPRSCEVPGINIFPSPDQPANVPVLPPAMNTGGSLPDLTNLHFPPPLPTPLDPEETSYPSLSGGNSTSNLTHTMTHLGISRGMGLGPGCDAPGLHSPLSHPSLQSSLSNPNLQASLSSPQPQLQGSHSHPSLPASSLARHALPTTSLGHPSLSAPALSSSSSSSSTSSPVLGAPPYPASTPGASPHHRRVPLSPLSLLAGPADARRSQQQLPKQFSPTMSPTLSSITQGVPLDTSKLSIDQRLPPYPYSSPSLVLPTQPHTPKSLQQPGLPSQSCSVQSSVGQPPGRQSHYGTLYPSGPSGHGQQSYHRPMSDFNLGNLEQFSMESPSTGLVLDPPGFSEGPGFLGGEGPMGGPQDPHTLNHQNLTHCSRHGSGPNIILTGDSSPGFSKEIAAALAGVPGFEVSAAGLELGLGLEDELRMEPLGLEGLNMLSDPCALLPDPAVEDSFRSDRLQ; this is encoded by the exons TTACAGGCCCAAAAACTGCGACTGGCATACACAAGGAGCTCTCATTATGGTGGGTCTCTGCCCAATGTTAACCAGATTGGCTCTGGCCTGGCCGAGTTCCAG AGCCCCCTCCACTCACCTTTGGATTCATCTCGGAGCACTCGGCACCATGGGCTGGTGGAACGGGTGCAGCGAGATCCTCGAAGAATGGTGTCCCCACTTCGCCGATACCCCCGC CACATTGACAGCTCTCCCTATAGTCCTGCCTACTTATCTCCTCCCCCAGAGTCTAGCTGGCGAAG GATGATGCCCTGGGGCAATTTCCCTGCAGAGAAGGGGCAGTTGTTTCGACTACCATCTGCACTTAACAG GACAAGCTCTGACTCTGCCCTTCATACAAGTGTGATGAACCCCAGTCCCCAGGATACCTACCCAGGCCCCACACCTCCCAGCATCCTGCCCAGCCGACGTGGGG GTATTCTGGATGGTGAAATGGACCCCAAAG TCTTTCTCTTTCAAGTACCTGCTATTGAGGAGAACTTGCTAGATGACAAGCATTTGCTGAAGCCCTGGGATGCTAAGAAG CTATCCTCATCCTCTTCCCGACCTCGGTCCTGTGAAGTCCCTGGAATTAA CATCTTTCCATCTCCTGACCAGCCTGCCAATGTGCCTGTCCTCCCACCTGCCATGAACACGGGGGGCTCCCTACCTGACCTCACCAACCTGCACTTTCCCCCACCACTGCCCACCCCCCTGGACCCTGAAGAGACAAGCTACCCTAGCCTGAGTGGGGGCAACAGTACCTCCAATTTGACCCACACCATGACTCACCTGGGCATCAGCAGGGGCATGGGTCTGGGCCCAGGCTGTGATGCACCAG GACTTCATTCACCTCTCAGCCACCCATCCCTGCAGTCCTCCCTAAGCAATCCCAACCTCCAGGCTTCCCTGAGCAGTCCTCAGCCCCAGCTTCAGGGCTCCCACAGCCACCCCTCTCTGCCTGCCTCCTCCTTGGCCCGCCATGCACTGCCCACCACCTCCCTGGGCCACCCCTCACTCAGTGCTCcggctctctcctcctcctcttcctcctcctccacttcaTCTCCTGTTTTGGGTGCCCCCCCTTACCCTGCTTCTACCCCTGGGGCCTCCCCCCACCACCGCCGTGTgcccctcagccccctgagtttGCTCGCGGGCCCAGCCGACGCCAGAAGGTCCCAACAGCAGCTGCCCAAACAGTTTTCGCCAACAATGTCACCCACCTTGTCTTCCATCACTCAG GGCGTCCCCCTGGATACCAGTAAACTGTCCATTGACCAGCGGTTGCCCCCATACCCATACAGCTCCCCAAGTCTGGTTCTGCCTACCCAGCCACACACCCCAAAGTCTCTACAGCAGCCAGGGCTGCCCTCTCAGTCTTGTTCAGTGCAGTCCTCAGTTGGGCAGCCCCCAGGCAGGCAGTCTCATTATGGGACACTGTACCCATCTGGGCCCAGTGGGCACGGGCAACAGTCTTACCACCGGCCAATGAGTGACTTCAACCTGGGGAAT CTGGAGCAGTTCAGCATGGAGAGCCCATCAACCGGCCTGGTGCTGGATCCCCCTGGCTTTTCTGAAGGGCCTGGATTTTTAGGGGGTGAGGGGCCAATGGGTGGCCCCCAAGATCCCCACACCCTCAACCACCAGAACTTGACCCACTGTTCCCGCCATGGCTCAGGGCCTAACATCATCCTCACAG GGGACTCCTCTCCAGGTTTCTCTAAGGAGATTGCAGCAGCCCTGGCCGGAGTGCCTGGCTTTGAGGTGTCAGCAGCTGGATTGGAGCTAGGGCTTGGGCTAGAAGATGAGCTGCGCATGGAGCCACTGGGCCTGGAAGGGCTAAACATGCTGAGTGACCCCTGTGCCCTGCTGCCTGATCCTGCTGTGGAGGATTCATTCCGCAGTGACCGGCTCCAATGA
- the CRTC2 gene encoding CREB-regulated transcription coactivator 2 isoform X2 — MATSGANGPGSATASASNPRKFSEKIALQKQRQAEETAAFEEVMMDIGSTRLQAQKLRLAYTRSSHYGGSLPNVNQIGSGLAEFQSPLHSPLDSSRSTRHHGLVERVQRDPRRMVSPLRRYPRHIDSSPYSPAYLSPPPESSWRRMMPWGNFPAEKGQLFRLPSALNRTSSDSALHTSVMNPSPQDTYPGPTPPSILPSRRGGILDGEMDPKVPAIEENLLDDKHLLKPWDAKKLSSSSSRPRSCEVPGINIFPSPDQPANVPVLPPAMNTGGSLPDLTNLHFPPPLPTPLDPEETSYPSLSGGNSTSNLTHTMTHLGISRGMGLGPGCDAPGLHSPLSHPSLQSSLSNPNLQASLSSPQPQLQGSHSHPSLPASSLARHALPTTSLGHPSLSAPALSSSSSSSSTSSPVLGAPPYPASTPGASPHHRRVPLSPLSLLAGPADARRSQQQLPKQFSPTMSPTLSSITQGVPLDTSKLSIDQRLPPYPYSSPSLVLPTQPHTPKSLQQPGLPSQSCSVQSSVGQPPGRQSHYGTLYPSGPSGHGQQSYHRPMSDFNLGNLEQFSMESPSTGLVLDPPGFSEGPGFLGGEGPMGGPQDPHTLNHQNLTHCSRHGSGPNIILTGDSSPGFSKEIAAALAGVPGFEVSAAGLELGLGLEDELRMEPLGLEGLNMLSDPCALLPDPAVEDSFRSDRLQ; from the exons TTACAGGCCCAAAAACTGCGACTGGCATACACAAGGAGCTCTCATTATGGTGGGTCTCTGCCCAATGTTAACCAGATTGGCTCTGGCCTGGCCGAGTTCCAG AGCCCCCTCCACTCACCTTTGGATTCATCTCGGAGCACTCGGCACCATGGGCTGGTGGAACGGGTGCAGCGAGATCCTCGAAGAATGGTGTCCCCACTTCGCCGATACCCCCGC CACATTGACAGCTCTCCCTATAGTCCTGCCTACTTATCTCCTCCCCCAGAGTCTAGCTGGCGAAG GATGATGCCCTGGGGCAATTTCCCTGCAGAGAAGGGGCAGTTGTTTCGACTACCATCTGCACTTAACAG GACAAGCTCTGACTCTGCCCTTCATACAAGTGTGATGAACCCCAGTCCCCAGGATACCTACCCAGGCCCCACACCTCCCAGCATCCTGCCCAGCCGACGTGGGG GTATTCTGGATGGTGAAATGGACCCCAAAG TACCTGCTATTGAGGAGAACTTGCTAGATGACAAGCATTTGCTGAAGCCCTGGGATGCTAAGAAG CTATCCTCATCCTCTTCCCGACCTCGGTCCTGTGAAGTCCCTGGAATTAA CATCTTTCCATCTCCTGACCAGCCTGCCAATGTGCCTGTCCTCCCACCTGCCATGAACACGGGGGGCTCCCTACCTGACCTCACCAACCTGCACTTTCCCCCACCACTGCCCACCCCCCTGGACCCTGAAGAGACAAGCTACCCTAGCCTGAGTGGGGGCAACAGTACCTCCAATTTGACCCACACCATGACTCACCTGGGCATCAGCAGGGGCATGGGTCTGGGCCCAGGCTGTGATGCACCAG GACTTCATTCACCTCTCAGCCACCCATCCCTGCAGTCCTCCCTAAGCAATCCCAACCTCCAGGCTTCCCTGAGCAGTCCTCAGCCCCAGCTTCAGGGCTCCCACAGCCACCCCTCTCTGCCTGCCTCCTCCTTGGCCCGCCATGCACTGCCCACCACCTCCCTGGGCCACCCCTCACTCAGTGCTCcggctctctcctcctcctcttcctcctcctccacttcaTCTCCTGTTTTGGGTGCCCCCCCTTACCCTGCTTCTACCCCTGGGGCCTCCCCCCACCACCGCCGTGTgcccctcagccccctgagtttGCTCGCGGGCCCAGCCGACGCCAGAAGGTCCCAACAGCAGCTGCCCAAACAGTTTTCGCCAACAATGTCACCCACCTTGTCTTCCATCACTCAG GGCGTCCCCCTGGATACCAGTAAACTGTCCATTGACCAGCGGTTGCCCCCATACCCATACAGCTCCCCAAGTCTGGTTCTGCCTACCCAGCCACACACCCCAAAGTCTCTACAGCAGCCAGGGCTGCCCTCTCAGTCTTGTTCAGTGCAGTCCTCAGTTGGGCAGCCCCCAGGCAGGCAGTCTCATTATGGGACACTGTACCCATCTGGGCCCAGTGGGCACGGGCAACAGTCTTACCACCGGCCAATGAGTGACTTCAACCTGGGGAAT CTGGAGCAGTTCAGCATGGAGAGCCCATCAACCGGCCTGGTGCTGGATCCCCCTGGCTTTTCTGAAGGGCCTGGATTTTTAGGGGGTGAGGGGCCAATGGGTGGCCCCCAAGATCCCCACACCCTCAACCACCAGAACTTGACCCACTGTTCCCGCCATGGCTCAGGGCCTAACATCATCCTCACAG GGGACTCCTCTCCAGGTTTCTCTAAGGAGATTGCAGCAGCCCTGGCCGGAGTGCCTGGCTTTGAGGTGTCAGCAGCTGGATTGGAGCTAGGGCTTGGGCTAGAAGATGAGCTGCGCATGGAGCCACTGGGCCTGGAAGGGCTAAACATGCTGAGTGACCCCTGTGCCCTGCTGCCTGATCCTGCTGTGGAGGATTCATTCCGCAGTGACCGGCTCCAATGA
- the CRTC2 gene encoding CREB-regulated transcription coactivator 2 isoform X3, with protein sequence MATSGANGPGSATASASNPRKFSEKIALQKQRQAEETAAFEELQAQKLRLAYTRSSHYGGSLPNVNQIGSGLAEFQSPLHSPLDSSRSTRHHGLVERVQRDPRRMVSPLRRYPRHIDSSPYSPAYLSPPPESSWRRMMPWGNFPAEKGQLFRLPSALNRTSSDSALHTSVMNPSPQDTYPGPTPPSILPSRRGGILDGEMDPKVFLFQVPAIEENLLDDKHLLKPWDAKKLSSSSSRPRSCEVPGINIFPSPDQPANVPVLPPAMNTGGSLPDLTNLHFPPPLPTPLDPEETSYPSLSGGNSTSNLTHTMTHLGISRGMGLGPGCDAPGLHSPLSHPSLQSSLSNPNLQASLSSPQPQLQGSHSHPSLPASSLARHALPTTSLGHPSLSAPALSSSSSSSSTSSPVLGAPPYPASTPGASPHHRRVPLSPLSLLAGPADARRSQQQLPKQFSPTMSPTLSSITQGVPLDTSKLSIDQRLPPYPYSSPSLVLPTQPHTPKSLQQPGLPSQSCSVQSSVGQPPGRQSHYGTLYPSGPSGHGQQSYHRPMSDFNLGNLEQFSMESPSTGLVLDPPGFSEGPGFLGGEGPMGGPQDPHTLNHQNLTHCSRHGSGPNIILTGDSSPGFSKEIAAALAGVPGFEVSAAGLELGLGLEDELRMEPLGLEGLNMLSDPCALLPDPAVEDSFRSDRLQ encoded by the exons TTACAGGCCCAAAAACTGCGACTGGCATACACAAGGAGCTCTCATTATGGTGGGTCTCTGCCCAATGTTAACCAGATTGGCTCTGGCCTGGCCGAGTTCCAG AGCCCCCTCCACTCACCTTTGGATTCATCTCGGAGCACTCGGCACCATGGGCTGGTGGAACGGGTGCAGCGAGATCCTCGAAGAATGGTGTCCCCACTTCGCCGATACCCCCGC CACATTGACAGCTCTCCCTATAGTCCTGCCTACTTATCTCCTCCCCCAGAGTCTAGCTGGCGAAG GATGATGCCCTGGGGCAATTTCCCTGCAGAGAAGGGGCAGTTGTTTCGACTACCATCTGCACTTAACAG GACAAGCTCTGACTCTGCCCTTCATACAAGTGTGATGAACCCCAGTCCCCAGGATACCTACCCAGGCCCCACACCTCCCAGCATCCTGCCCAGCCGACGTGGGG GTATTCTGGATGGTGAAATGGACCCCAAAG TCTTTCTCTTTCAAGTACCTGCTATTGAGGAGAACTTGCTAGATGACAAGCATTTGCTGAAGCCCTGGGATGCTAAGAAG CTATCCTCATCCTCTTCCCGACCTCGGTCCTGTGAAGTCCCTGGAATTAA CATCTTTCCATCTCCTGACCAGCCTGCCAATGTGCCTGTCCTCCCACCTGCCATGAACACGGGGGGCTCCCTACCTGACCTCACCAACCTGCACTTTCCCCCACCACTGCCCACCCCCCTGGACCCTGAAGAGACAAGCTACCCTAGCCTGAGTGGGGGCAACAGTACCTCCAATTTGACCCACACCATGACTCACCTGGGCATCAGCAGGGGCATGGGTCTGGGCCCAGGCTGTGATGCACCAG GACTTCATTCACCTCTCAGCCACCCATCCCTGCAGTCCTCCCTAAGCAATCCCAACCTCCAGGCTTCCCTGAGCAGTCCTCAGCCCCAGCTTCAGGGCTCCCACAGCCACCCCTCTCTGCCTGCCTCCTCCTTGGCCCGCCATGCACTGCCCACCACCTCCCTGGGCCACCCCTCACTCAGTGCTCcggctctctcctcctcctcttcctcctcctccacttcaTCTCCTGTTTTGGGTGCCCCCCCTTACCCTGCTTCTACCCCTGGGGCCTCCCCCCACCACCGCCGTGTgcccctcagccccctgagtttGCTCGCGGGCCCAGCCGACGCCAGAAGGTCCCAACAGCAGCTGCCCAAACAGTTTTCGCCAACAATGTCACCCACCTTGTCTTCCATCACTCAG GGCGTCCCCCTGGATACCAGTAAACTGTCCATTGACCAGCGGTTGCCCCCATACCCATACAGCTCCCCAAGTCTGGTTCTGCCTACCCAGCCACACACCCCAAAGTCTCTACAGCAGCCAGGGCTGCCCTCTCAGTCTTGTTCAGTGCAGTCCTCAGTTGGGCAGCCCCCAGGCAGGCAGTCTCATTATGGGACACTGTACCCATCTGGGCCCAGTGGGCACGGGCAACAGTCTTACCACCGGCCAATGAGTGACTTCAACCTGGGGAAT CTGGAGCAGTTCAGCATGGAGAGCCCATCAACCGGCCTGGTGCTGGATCCCCCTGGCTTTTCTGAAGGGCCTGGATTTTTAGGGGGTGAGGGGCCAATGGGTGGCCCCCAAGATCCCCACACCCTCAACCACCAGAACTTGACCCACTGTTCCCGCCATGGCTCAGGGCCTAACATCATCCTCACAG GGGACTCCTCTCCAGGTTTCTCTAAGGAGATTGCAGCAGCCCTGGCCGGAGTGCCTGGCTTTGAGGTGTCAGCAGCTGGATTGGAGCTAGGGCTTGGGCTAGAAGATGAGCTGCGCATGGAGCCACTGGGCCTGGAAGGGCTAAACATGCTGAGTGACCCCTGTGCCCTGCTGCCTGATCCTGCTGTGGAGGATTCATTCCGCAGTGACCGGCTCCAATGA
- the CRTC2 gene encoding CREB-regulated transcription coactivator 2 isoform X4 codes for MATSGANGPGSATASASNPRKFSEKIALQKQRQAEETAAFEEVMMDIGSTRSPLHSPLDSSRSTRHHGLVERVQRDPRRMVSPLRRYPRHIDSSPYSPAYLSPPPESSWRRMMPWGNFPAEKGQLFRLPSALNRTSSDSALHTSVMNPSPQDTYPGPTPPSILPSRRGGILDGEMDPKVFLFQVPAIEENLLDDKHLLKPWDAKKLSSSSSRPRSCEVPGINIFPSPDQPANVPVLPPAMNTGGSLPDLTNLHFPPPLPTPLDPEETSYPSLSGGNSTSNLTHTMTHLGISRGMGLGPGCDAPGLHSPLSHPSLQSSLSNPNLQASLSSPQPQLQGSHSHPSLPASSLARHALPTTSLGHPSLSAPALSSSSSSSSTSSPVLGAPPYPASTPGASPHHRRVPLSPLSLLAGPADARRSQQQLPKQFSPTMSPTLSSITQGVPLDTSKLSIDQRLPPYPYSSPSLVLPTQPHTPKSLQQPGLPSQSCSVQSSVGQPPGRQSHYGTLYPSGPSGHGQQSYHRPMSDFNLGNLEQFSMESPSTGLVLDPPGFSEGPGFLGGEGPMGGPQDPHTLNHQNLTHCSRHGSGPNIILTGDSSPGFSKEIAAALAGVPGFEVSAAGLELGLGLEDELRMEPLGLEGLNMLSDPCALLPDPAVEDSFRSDRLQ; via the exons AGCCCCCTCCACTCACCTTTGGATTCATCTCGGAGCACTCGGCACCATGGGCTGGTGGAACGGGTGCAGCGAGATCCTCGAAGAATGGTGTCCCCACTTCGCCGATACCCCCGC CACATTGACAGCTCTCCCTATAGTCCTGCCTACTTATCTCCTCCCCCAGAGTCTAGCTGGCGAAG GATGATGCCCTGGGGCAATTTCCCTGCAGAGAAGGGGCAGTTGTTTCGACTACCATCTGCACTTAACAG GACAAGCTCTGACTCTGCCCTTCATACAAGTGTGATGAACCCCAGTCCCCAGGATACCTACCCAGGCCCCACACCTCCCAGCATCCTGCCCAGCCGACGTGGGG GTATTCTGGATGGTGAAATGGACCCCAAAG TCTTTCTCTTTCAAGTACCTGCTATTGAGGAGAACTTGCTAGATGACAAGCATTTGCTGAAGCCCTGGGATGCTAAGAAG CTATCCTCATCCTCTTCCCGACCTCGGTCCTGTGAAGTCCCTGGAATTAA CATCTTTCCATCTCCTGACCAGCCTGCCAATGTGCCTGTCCTCCCACCTGCCATGAACACGGGGGGCTCCCTACCTGACCTCACCAACCTGCACTTTCCCCCACCACTGCCCACCCCCCTGGACCCTGAAGAGACAAGCTACCCTAGCCTGAGTGGGGGCAACAGTACCTCCAATTTGACCCACACCATGACTCACCTGGGCATCAGCAGGGGCATGGGTCTGGGCCCAGGCTGTGATGCACCAG GACTTCATTCACCTCTCAGCCACCCATCCCTGCAGTCCTCCCTAAGCAATCCCAACCTCCAGGCTTCCCTGAGCAGTCCTCAGCCCCAGCTTCAGGGCTCCCACAGCCACCCCTCTCTGCCTGCCTCCTCCTTGGCCCGCCATGCACTGCCCACCACCTCCCTGGGCCACCCCTCACTCAGTGCTCcggctctctcctcctcctcttcctcctcctccacttcaTCTCCTGTTTTGGGTGCCCCCCCTTACCCTGCTTCTACCCCTGGGGCCTCCCCCCACCACCGCCGTGTgcccctcagccccctgagtttGCTCGCGGGCCCAGCCGACGCCAGAAGGTCCCAACAGCAGCTGCCCAAACAGTTTTCGCCAACAATGTCACCCACCTTGTCTTCCATCACTCAG GGCGTCCCCCTGGATACCAGTAAACTGTCCATTGACCAGCGGTTGCCCCCATACCCATACAGCTCCCCAAGTCTGGTTCTGCCTACCCAGCCACACACCCCAAAGTCTCTACAGCAGCCAGGGCTGCCCTCTCAGTCTTGTTCAGTGCAGTCCTCAGTTGGGCAGCCCCCAGGCAGGCAGTCTCATTATGGGACACTGTACCCATCTGGGCCCAGTGGGCACGGGCAACAGTCTTACCACCGGCCAATGAGTGACTTCAACCTGGGGAAT CTGGAGCAGTTCAGCATGGAGAGCCCATCAACCGGCCTGGTGCTGGATCCCCCTGGCTTTTCTGAAGGGCCTGGATTTTTAGGGGGTGAGGGGCCAATGGGTGGCCCCCAAGATCCCCACACCCTCAACCACCAGAACTTGACCCACTGTTCCCGCCATGGCTCAGGGCCTAACATCATCCTCACAG GGGACTCCTCTCCAGGTTTCTCTAAGGAGATTGCAGCAGCCCTGGCCGGAGTGCCTGGCTTTGAGGTGTCAGCAGCTGGATTGGAGCTAGGGCTTGGGCTAGAAGATGAGCTGCGCATGGAGCCACTGGGCCTGGAAGGGCTAAACATGCTGAGTGACCCCTGTGCCCTGCTGCCTGATCCTGCTGTGGAGGATTCATTCCGCAGTGACCGGCTCCAATGA